Proteins found in one Miscanthus floridulus cultivar M001 chromosome 4, ASM1932011v1, whole genome shotgun sequence genomic segment:
- the LOC136551477 gene encoding chlorophyllase-1-like, with protein MAAPVQTMATTPQALEPAAVVVTSVFQPGKLAVEVISVDHDARPTPPIPILITAPKDAGTYPVAILLHGFFLQNRYYEQLLKHVASFGFIMVAPQFHTSLISNSDADDIAAAAKVTDWLPEGLPSVLPTGVEADLSKLALAGHSRGGHTAFSLALGYANTSLKFSALIGLDPVAGTGRNSQLPPAILTYEPSSFDIAVPVLVIGTGLGDERENALFPPCAPEDVNHTEFYRECRAPCYHLVTKDYGHLDMLDDDAPKLVTCLCKEGNSCKDVMRRTVAGIMVAFFKAVMGEEDGDLKAILEHPGLAPTTLDPVEYRLA; from the exons ATGGCAGCACCGGTGCAGACCATGGCCACTACGCCCCAGGCCCTTGAGCCTGCTGCTGTGGTGGTCACGTCGGTGTTCCAGCCAGGGAAGCTTGCCGTCGAGGTGATCTCAGTGGATCACGACGCCCGGCCAACGCCGCCGATCCCCATCCTGATCACTGCTCCCAAGGATGCCGGCACCTACCCCGTCGCCATCCTCCTGCACGGCTTCTTCCTGCAGAACCGCTACTACGAGCAGCTCCTCAAGCACGTCGCCTCGTTTGGCTTCATCATGGTCGCACCACAG TTCCATACCAGCCTCATATCCAACAGCGACGCCGATGACATTGCGGCGGCAGCCAAGGTGACGGACTGGCTCCCCGAGGGCCTGCCGTCCGTGCTCCCGACCGGCGTGGAGGCCGACCTTTCCAAGCTCGCCTTGGCCGGCCACAGCCGAGGTGGCCACACGGCCTTCTCCTTGGCCCTGGGGTACGCCAACACCAGCCTCAAGTTCTCCGCGCTCATCGGGCTCGACCCCGTCGCCGGCACCGGCAGGAACTCGCAGCTCCCGCCGGCGATCCTCACCTACGAGCCCTCGTCGTTCGACATCGCCGTGCCTGTGCTGGTCATCGGCACCGGGCTGGGCGACGAGAGGGAGAACGCGCTGTTCCCTCCCTGCGCCCCCGAGGACGTCAACCACACCGAGTTCTACCGCGAGTGCAGGGCTCCGTGCTACCACCTCGTGACCAAGGACTACGGCCACCTCGACATGCTGGACGACGACGCTCCCAAGCTTGTGACCTGCCTCTGCAAGGAAGGGAACAGCTGCAAGGACGTGATGAGGAGGACCGTCGCCGGGATCATGGTCGCCTTCTTCAAGGCCGTCATGGGCGAGGAAGATGGTGATCTCAAGGCCATACTCGAACACCCTGGGCTCGCACCAACGACACTGGACCCTGTCGAGTATCGGTTGGCATGA